The Staphylococcus sp. KG4-3 genome has a window encoding:
- a CDS encoding phosphoglycerate dehydrogenase: MKAVSLMRMDDLESDLIERFPNVDFVFTKGVSSINAEDKQTLDILFGYDSDLDAAFLSDCPNLKWIAWYSTGVNKLPLKFIDENNIKLTNGKGVHAKQMSEFIFAYILDDYKKMRTSYLNQINKHYDSKMSGKRLSGQRILFLGTGSIAQNTAKIANTMNMEVLGINTSAHDVDGFSKTYAIKDLKKVISEADIIVNTLPETNETIHLLTKNHFELMKNEALFINVGRGTIVKEEALVEVLNEKLIRHAYLDVFENEPLTSENPLYELENVTITAHITGNNSENKAEVTEIFIENLTSILNNNKLIENLVDPKSGY; the protein is encoded by the coding sequence ATGAAAGCTGTAAGCTTAATGAGGATGGATGATCTAGAATCCGATTTAATTGAACGCTTTCCCAATGTCGACTTTGTATTTACAAAGGGTGTTTCTAGTATCAATGCTGAAGATAAACAAACTTTAGATATATTGTTTGGTTACGATAGTGACTTAGATGCTGCATTTTTAAGTGATTGTCCAAATTTAAAATGGATAGCCTGGTACTCTACAGGTGTCAATAAACTTCCGTTAAAATTTATTGACGAAAATAATATAAAACTTACAAATGGTAAAGGTGTACATGCAAAACAGATGTCAGAGTTTATCTTTGCATATATCTTAGATGATTATAAAAAAATGAGAACTTCCTATTTAAATCAAATTAATAAGCATTATGATTCAAAAATGAGTGGTAAAAGATTAAGTGGCCAACGTATATTATTTCTAGGTACAGGCAGTATCGCACAAAATACCGCTAAAATAGCTAATACTATGAATATGGAAGTACTTGGGATAAATACAAGTGCTCATGATGTAGATGGCTTTAGTAAAACATATGCTATTAAAGATTTAAAGAAAGTTATATCTGAAGCGGATATTATTGTTAACACACTCCCCGAAACAAATGAAACAATACATCTACTCACAAAAAATCATTTTGAATTGATGAAAAACGAAGCATTATTTATTAATGTAGGTAGGGGAACTATCGTAAAAGAAGAAGCTTTAGTTGAAGTTTTAAATGAAAAATTGATTAGACATGCATATTTAGATGTATTTGAAAATGAACCATTAACTTCTGAAAACCCACTATATGAATTAGAGAATGTTACAATTACAGCTCATATTACTGGTAATAACTCAGAAAACAAAGCAGAAGTAACAGAGATTTTTATTGAAAACCTAACATCTATTCTCAATAATAATAAGCTAATTGAGAATTTGGTTGATCCAAAGAGTGGATATTAA
- the perR gene encoding peroxide-responsive transcriptional repressor PerR, which produces MSAEMETVEHQLEDSIASLRNNGVRITPQRQAILKFLIASESHPTADEIYQALSPDFPNISVATIYNNLRVFKEIGIVKELPYGDSSSRFDFSTHNHYHVICEDCGKIVDFHYPQLDEVEQLAQHVTDFNVTHHRMEIYGLCKDCQDKKE; this is translated from the coding sequence ATGAGTGCAGAGATGGAAACAGTTGAACATCAACTAGAAGATTCAATTGCATCTTTAAGAAATAATGGCGTGAGAATAACTCCACAAAGACAAGCGATTCTTAAATTCTTAATTGCTTCAGAGTCACATCCTACAGCCGATGAAATTTATCAAGCACTTTCACCTGATTTTCCAAATATAAGTGTTGCTACTATATATAATAATTTACGTGTCTTCAAAGAAATAGGGATAGTTAAAGAATTACCGTATGGAGATTCATCAAGCCGTTTTGATTTCAGTACACACAATCACTACCATGTTATATGTGAAGATTGTGGTAAAATCGTAGACTTTCATTATCCACAACTAGATGAGGTAGAACAATTAGCCCAACACGTAACAGACTTTAATGTAACGCATCATCGTATGGAAATTTATGGTTTATGCAAAGATTGCCAAGATAAAAAAGAATAA
- a CDS encoding aromatic acid exporter family protein, with protein MKLGARILKTGIAIILALFIASLLPDEAGLKAIAGVSAVVAMQPSVFRSIKTVSDQALGNVVGALLAVAMVTVFGDNVIIMGVTVILLIAILFRFNLAHVATLASVTALIIMGQHSGDFYVSAFYRFALVMIGVISSSTVNLLFLPPKFESKIYYNSLNICSDIFVWFKLVLNDTSEYHHIKEDRGVISGRIKRLEQTFSYYEEERPFTKKQVYAQNRKKILFKEVVRSTRHAYEVLKKMNRYQNDLHNLNHELLLQIKLELDTLIAYHEQIFISLSKKAKYDVSQFDSQIENPQKKELMDAFQKEIIKNPYQTVYSYANIMQIISAIEEYRYTLEHLDRLRISFFSYHNNDNEIDILDEDFDL; from the coding sequence TTGAAATTAGGAGCCCGTATTCTCAAGACAGGTATAGCCATTATACTTGCTTTGTTTATCGCTTCTCTATTACCTGATGAAGCTGGTTTAAAAGCAATCGCTGGAGTCAGTGCAGTCGTTGCTATGCAACCAAGCGTTTTTCGATCTATAAAAACTGTTTCTGACCAAGCGCTTGGTAATGTCGTTGGCGCATTACTTGCTGTAGCAATGGTTACGGTATTTGGAGATAACGTCATAATTATGGGTGTTACTGTCATACTTTTAATTGCTATACTTTTCCGTTTCAATTTAGCACATGTTGCTACATTAGCGAGTGTTACAGCGTTAATTATTATGGGACAGCACTCAGGAGATTTTTATGTTTCTGCATTTTATAGATTTGCACTAGTTATGATTGGTGTAATTAGTTCTTCAACAGTTAATCTATTATTCTTACCACCAAAATTTGAATCGAAAATTTATTACAACTCCTTGAATATATGTTCTGATATTTTTGTATGGTTTAAACTCGTATTGAACGATACATCAGAATATCATCATATTAAAGAAGATAGAGGTGTAATAAGCGGTCGTATTAAGAGACTTGAACAAACATTTAGTTATTATGAAGAAGAACGACCATTTACTAAAAAACAAGTATATGCGCAAAATCGTAAAAAGATTCTTTTTAAAGAAGTCGTCCGCAGTACTCGTCATGCATATGAGGTACTAAAAAAAATGAATCGCTATCAAAACGATTTACACAATTTAAATCATGAGTTATTACTACAAATTAAATTAGAACTAGATACACTAATTGCATATCATGAACAAATATTTATAAGTCTATCTAAAAAAGCTAAATATGATGTCAGTCAATTTGATAGTCAAATAGAGAATCCACAGAAAAAAGAACTTATGGATGCTTTCCAAAAAGAAATAATTAAAAACCCATATCAAACGGTATACTCCTATGCTAATATTATGCAAATTATATCTGCTATAGAAGAATATCGCTATACACTAGAACACTTAGACAGATTACGCATCAGTTTCTTCTCATATCATAATAACGATAATGAAATTGATATTTTAGATGAAGATTTCGATTTATAA
- a CDS encoding ABC transporter ATP-binding protein: MIRRYLQFVKPYKWRIIATILVGILKFGIPMLIPLLIKYVIDDIINNNSISVEEKFTRLAIALGIAVFIFVIVRPPIEFLRQYLAQWTSNKILYDIRRRLYNHLQALSARFYANNQAGQVISRVINDVEQTKDFILTGLMNIWLDCITIVIALSIMFFLDVKLTLAALVIFPVYILTVYFFFGRLRSLTRKRSQALAEVQGFLHERVQGMSVIKSFAIEDNEAQNFDKHNRNFLQRAFNHTRWNAYSFSAINTVTDIGPLIVIGSGAFLAINGSITVGTLAAFVGYLEQLFGPLRRLVSSFTTLTQSFASMDRVFQLMDEGYDIKNKKGALPIEINKGHIELNDVSFKYNSEESTILNNINLEINQGETVAFVGMSGGGKSTLINLIPRFYDVTDGEIKIDGTNIKSYLTGSLRNQIGLVQQDNILFSDTIKENILLGRPDATDEEVIKAAKMANAHDFIMELSEGYDTEVGERGVKLSGGQKQRVSIARIFLNNPPIIILDEATSALDLESESIIQDALNILSENRTTLIVAHRLSTITHADKIVVVENGEIVEIGTHEALLAKRGAYEHLYSIQNL; encoded by the coding sequence AATACGTTATTGACGATATTATTAATAATAATTCAATTTCGGTAGAAGAGAAATTTACAAGATTAGCTATTGCTTTGGGCATTGCAGTATTTATTTTTGTAATTGTACGACCACCAATTGAATTTTTAAGACAATATTTAGCACAGTGGACAAGCAATAAGATTTTATATGATATACGCAGAAGACTTTATAACCATTTACAAGCATTAAGTGCTAGATTTTATGCAAATAACCAAGCAGGACAGGTTATATCTAGAGTAATCAATGATGTCGAGCAAACAAAAGATTTTATTTTAACAGGATTGATGAATATTTGGTTGGACTGTATCACCATTGTGATTGCACTTTCCATTATGTTTTTCTTAGATGTTAAATTAACACTAGCAGCACTTGTGATTTTCCCGGTGTATATACTAACTGTTTACTTTTTCTTCGGTCGTTTAAGAAGTTTAACTAGAAAGAGATCACAAGCATTAGCGGAAGTTCAAGGTTTTTTACATGAGCGTGTACAAGGTATGTCTGTTATTAAAAGTTTTGCCATTGAAGACAATGAAGCGCAAAATTTTGATAAACATAACCGTAATTTCTTGCAAAGAGCATTTAATCATACACGTTGGAATGCTTACTCCTTCTCAGCGATTAATACAGTAACTGATATAGGGCCGTTAATTGTTATTGGCTCAGGTGCATTTTTAGCTATCAATGGCTCAATAACTGTTGGGACATTGGCTGCATTTGTCGGCTATTTAGAGCAATTATTTGGTCCGTTACGTAGACTTGTATCTTCATTTACAACATTGACACAAAGTTTTGCTTCAATGGACCGTGTTTTCCAATTAATGGATGAAGGTTATGACATTAAAAATAAAAAAGGCGCATTACCAATTGAAATTAATAAAGGTCATATAGAGTTAAATGATGTAAGTTTTAAATATAACTCAGAAGAGTCAACAATTTTAAATAATATAAATTTAGAAATTAATCAAGGTGAAACTGTGGCATTTGTTGGTATGAGTGGTGGAGGAAAATCTACTTTAATCAATCTGATTCCAAGATTTTATGATGTAACAGATGGTGAAATAAAAATTGATGGAACCAACATCAAATCATATTTAACTGGAAGTTTAAGAAATCAAATAGGTTTAGTCCAACAAGATAACATCTTGTTTTCAGATACAATAAAAGAGAATATCTTATTAGGTCGTCCTGATGCCACAGATGAAGAAGTAATAAAAGCTGCCAAAATGGCAAACGCTCATGACTTTATCATGGAATTATCTGAAGGCTATGATACAGAAGTTGGAGAAAGAGGCGTAAAACTTTCCGGAGGGCAGAAGCAACGCGTATCTATCGCTCGTATTTTCTTAAACAACCCACCTATTATTATTTTAGATGAAGCTACAAGTGCATTAGATTTAGAGAGTGAATCTATTATACAGGATGCATTAAATATTTTAAGTGAAAATCGTACGACATTGATAGTGGCACATAGACTTTCAACTATTACGCATGCTGATAAAATTGTGGTAGTTGAAAACGGAGAGATTGTCGAAATAGGCACACATGAAGCGTTATTAGCTAAAAGAGGTGCTTATGAACACCTTTATAGTATACAAAATCTATAA
- the bcp gene encoding thioredoxin-dependent thiol peroxidase, with amino-acid sequence MLKKGSQFPKFELENQNGELISNESIKGKKAVLYFYPRDNTPTCTTEACEFRDNLEMFNELNVNVYGISGDSKKKHQNFSNKLELNFDLLVDEDYKLSEEVGVYQLKKSFGKESMGIVRTTFVLDENGIIIDVINKVKVKTQIEELKDILG; translated from the coding sequence ATGTTAAAAAAAGGAAGTCAGTTTCCAAAATTTGAATTAGAAAACCAGAATGGTGAGTTAATATCCAATGAAAGTATTAAAGGTAAAAAGGCCGTTCTTTATTTTTACCCGAGGGATAATACACCCACATGTACTACAGAAGCTTGTGAGTTTAGAGACAACCTTGAAATGTTCAATGAATTAAATGTAAATGTTTATGGGATTAGTGGAGATAGTAAAAAGAAACACCAAAATTTTAGTAATAAGTTAGAGTTGAATTTTGATTTATTGGTAGACGAAGATTATAAGCTTTCTGAAGAAGTTGGTGTATACCAATTGAAGAAATCTTTTGGTAAAGAGTCTATGGGTATTGTAAGAACTACTTTTGTTTTAGATGAAAATGGGATTATTATAGATGTGATTAATAAAGTTAAAGTGAAAACTCAAATAGAAGAACTAAAAGATATATTGGGGTGA
- a CDS encoding glutamate-1-semialdehyde 2,1-aminomutase, translating to MKFTESENLQKLSDEYILGGVNSPSRSYKAVGGGAPVMMRSGQGAYLYDVDGNKYIDYLQAYGPIITGHAHPHITKAIQEQAALGVLYGTPTELEIEFAKKLRGAIPSLEKIRFVNSGTEAVMTTIRVARAYTNRTKIIKFAGQYHGHSDLVLVAAGSGPSQLGSPDSAGVPLSVAQEVITVPYNDIDAYKEAIDYWGDEIAAVLVEPVVGNFGMVKPQPNFLEQVNEISHNNGSLVIYDEVITAFRFHFGGAQDLYNVYPDLTAFGKIIGGGLPIGGYGGKQDIMEQVAPLGPAYQAGTMAGNPLSMKAGIALLEVLEQEGVYEKLDYLGKRLEDGLLSLIEKHNITATVNRVYGALTLYFTEETVVHYDQAENSDGEAFAKFFKLMLNQGINLAPSKFEAWFLTTEHTEKEIDITLKAADYAFSQMK from the coding sequence ATGAAATTTACTGAAAGTGAAAATCTTCAGAAATTATCTGATGAATATATTTTAGGTGGTGTTAATTCACCTTCACGTTCATATAAAGCAGTTGGCGGTGGTGCACCAGTAATGATGCGTTCTGGACAAGGCGCATATCTTTATGATGTAGATGGAAACAAATATATTGATTACTTACAAGCATATGGTCCTATTATCACTGGGCATGCTCACCCACATATTACTAAAGCGATTCAAGAACAAGCAGCATTAGGCGTGTTATATGGGACGCCTACTGAATTAGAAATTGAATTCGCCAAGAAATTACGTGGAGCAATTCCTTCATTAGAGAAAATTAGGTTTGTTAACTCTGGTACCGAAGCTGTAATGACTACTATACGTGTTGCACGTGCTTATACCAATCGAACAAAAATCATCAAGTTTGCCGGACAATATCACGGACACTCAGATTTAGTATTAGTAGCTGCTGGTAGCGGTCCATCACAATTAGGCTCTCCTGATTCTGCTGGTGTACCTTTAAGTGTTGCTCAAGAGGTTATTACTGTGCCTTACAATGATATTGACGCTTACAAAGAAGCTATAGATTATTGGGGCGACGAAATTGCTGCAGTTCTTGTTGAACCGGTTGTCGGAAATTTTGGTATGGTGAAACCACAACCCAACTTCTTAGAACAAGTGAATGAAATATCACATAACAATGGTAGTTTAGTAATATATGATGAAGTGATAACTGCGTTTAGATTCCATTTTGGCGGAGCTCAAGATTTGTATAATGTTTATCCTGATTTAACTGCGTTTGGCAAAATTATCGGAGGCGGTCTACCAATTGGTGGATACGGTGGTAAACAAGACATCATGGAACAAGTTGCCCCATTGGGACCTGCATATCAAGCTGGTACGATGGCTGGAAATCCTTTATCTATGAAAGCAGGTATTGCGTTATTAGAAGTACTAGAACAAGAGGGTGTTTATGAAAAATTAGATTACTTAGGTAAACGTTTAGAAGATGGCCTTCTTTCATTAATAGAAAAGCATAATATCACAGCGACAGTTAATAGAGTATATGGTGCTTTGACACTCTATTTTACAGAAGAAACTGTAGTCCACTATGATCAGGCGGAAAATTCTGACGGAGAGGCATTCGCTAAATTCTTTAAATTGATGCTAAATCAAGGTATAAACCTAGCACCTTCTAAATTCGAAGCTTGGTTCTTAACAACGGAACATACTGAAAAAGAAATAGATATAACATTAAAAGCAGCTGATTACGCTTTTAGTCAAATGAAATAA